Proteins encoded by one window of Bradyrhizobium sp. B097:
- a CDS encoding substrate-binding domain-containing protein → MVAIRSKPPSGVSRLAEVADLARVSPATVSRAFNTPNLLNEATLKRVNAAAAELNYIPDGLARSLRRNRSMVIGAVVPALRHAYFASTVEGLQSEIARHGYTLLLATSDFDEKAELAAVRSMIRQGVDGVVLVGMQHDPALLPLLNDLGKPFIVTWSYDTTVASVGFDHRKAIQPVVNHLLDLGHRDVVTIMAFLNVSDRERDRLAGIEDAFAARGAAFPRDRVIFAGGSGLQDGRNAFRTAQARFPEATAVICANDLLAAGAMMECTSRGLSVPRDVSVVGYGDLDIAAAMTPAITTVRTPAAEMGRMAANSLLAKLAGADGVEHIELATELIVRSSTGPARPART, encoded by the coding sequence ATGGTCGCGATCCGAAGCAAACCCCCGAGCGGCGTTTCAAGGCTGGCAGAGGTCGCCGATCTCGCCCGGGTGTCGCCGGCGACCGTGTCGCGGGCGTTCAACACGCCGAACCTGCTCAACGAAGCGACGCTGAAACGGGTCAACGCCGCAGCCGCAGAGCTCAACTACATTCCCGATGGCCTTGCGCGGTCGTTGCGCCGCAACCGCAGCATGGTGATCGGCGCCGTGGTGCCCGCGCTTCGCCACGCTTACTTCGCGAGCACCGTCGAGGGCTTGCAGTCCGAGATCGCAAGGCACGGCTACACGCTGCTGCTGGCGACGTCCGATTTCGACGAAAAGGCCGAACTCGCGGCGGTTCGATCGATGATCCGGCAAGGCGTCGATGGAGTTGTGCTGGTCGGCATGCAGCACGATCCGGCGTTGCTGCCGCTGCTCAATGACCTCGGCAAACCGTTCATCGTCACCTGGTCCTATGACACCACCGTCGCGTCGGTCGGGTTCGACCATCGCAAGGCGATCCAGCCGGTCGTCAACCATCTGCTCGACCTCGGCCATCGCGACGTCGTTACCATCATGGCGTTCCTGAATGTCAGCGACCGCGAACGCGATCGCCTGGCCGGCATCGAGGACGCATTCGCTGCTCGCGGCGCCGCGTTTCCACGCGACCGCGTGATCTTCGCCGGGGGTAGCGGACTGCAGGACGGCCGCAATGCGTTCCGGACCGCGCAGGCGCGCTTTCCCGAGGCCACCGCTGTGATTTGTGCCAACGACCTGCTCGCCGCCGGCGCGATGATGGAATGCACGTCGCGCGGCCTGTCGGTGCCGCGCGACGTGTCCGTGGTCGGCTATGGCGACCTCGATATCGCGGCAGCCATGACGCCGGCAATCACGACGGTCAGGACACCCGCCGCCGAGATGGGGCGGATGGCCGCCAACAGCCTGCTGGCGAAGCTCGCCGGAGCCGACGGCGTGGAGCACATCGAACTGGCTACCGAACTGATCGTTCGTAGCAGCACCGGTCCGGCCCGGCCGGCTCGAACGTGA
- a CDS encoding MFS transporter has translation MRNTPYFPGWNVVAGSGVGIAFGSLPFFAAGFALLAGAMAKDFGWSQPEVAKAASIFLLLQMVAYPFCGWLLDRWGSRTFAVTSIALFAASVLVLSRIDGSLLQFYLAFALIGIVSAGTNVVSYARAVALWFNRKRGLALGIAASGQALGSFVIPILAHRLISTHGWSFALVAMAAFELVICLPLVALLVKDSPKPFGLLPDGASSAQAPGASAPADDGKTVGEIVRTGVFWKLAICFAVMGMSFYAIAPNIVYILTKKAGMSLADVAEVQAASGIAVLFGRIGFGYLLDRVHAPFVGIVALALTSICAMTYATTSIPALIIVAAVLSGLAIGGDTDLMPYLASRYFGTAAVSRIFGWFLFAFFLGAAIGPVAFAQSSATFGGSDIPLMLLAALQIIPALLFISIGRYRTGPAEASGLTAAASS, from the coding sequence ATGCGCAACACACCCTACTTTCCTGGTTGGAATGTCGTCGCCGGCTCGGGCGTCGGCATCGCTTTTGGCTCGCTGCCGTTCTTCGCCGCAGGCTTTGCGCTACTCGCCGGCGCGATGGCCAAGGATTTCGGCTGGAGTCAGCCCGAAGTCGCCAAGGCCGCGTCGATCTTCTTGCTGCTGCAAATGGTCGCCTACCCGTTTTGCGGCTGGCTCCTCGACCGTTGGGGCTCACGCACATTTGCGGTCACCAGCATCGCGCTATTTGCCGCATCGGTGCTGGTGCTGAGCCGGATCGACGGCTCGCTCTTGCAGTTCTACCTTGCCTTCGCCCTGATCGGCATCGTCAGCGCCGGCACCAACGTCGTCTCCTATGCCCGCGCCGTCGCGCTGTGGTTCAATCGCAAGCGTGGGCTGGCGCTCGGCATCGCGGCGAGCGGACAGGCACTCGGGTCGTTCGTGATCCCGATCCTCGCACACCGGCTGATCTCGACGCACGGCTGGTCGTTTGCGCTGGTTGCGATGGCTGCGTTCGAACTCGTGATTTGCCTTCCGCTGGTCGCGCTGCTGGTCAAGGACAGCCCAAAGCCATTCGGCCTGCTGCCCGATGGCGCGAGCAGCGCTCAGGCGCCCGGTGCAAGCGCACCGGCCGATGACGGCAAGACGGTCGGCGAGATCGTCCGAACCGGCGTGTTCTGGAAACTTGCGATCTGCTTTGCCGTCATGGGCATGTCGTTCTACGCGATCGCGCCCAACATCGTTTACATTCTGACCAAGAAGGCCGGGATGAGCCTTGCCGATGTCGCGGAGGTCCAAGCGGCCTCGGGCATCGCCGTTCTGTTCGGACGAATCGGCTTTGGCTATCTGCTCGACCGGGTGCACGCGCCGTTCGTCGGCATCGTTGCGCTGGCGCTCACCAGCATCTGCGCCATGACCTATGCCACGACGTCGATACCGGCGCTGATCATCGTCGCGGCTGTCCTCAGCGGCCTTGCGATCGGCGGCGACACCGATCTGATGCCGTATCTCGCCAGCCGCTATTTCGGCACGGCTGCGGTGTCGCGGATCTTCGGCTGGTTCCTGTTCGCCTTCTTCCTCGGCGCCGCGATCGGGCCCGTCGCCTTCGCCCAGTCGAGCGCGACCTTCGGAGGCTCCGACATTCCGCTGATGCTGCTGGCGGCGCTACAGATCATCCCTGCCCTACTATTCATCTCGATCGGCCGCTACCGGACCGGCCCAGCCGAGGCCTCCGGCCTCACCGCGGCGGCATCGTCGTAA
- a CDS encoding DoxX family protein, with the protein MPAFITFGRILFAVLFLYSGASKLFGIQATADLLTAKVTIPAIVAPYTQQVETFVGMPFMQLLAITIGGFEIIAGLMIAVNVLARFFAILLIIFVCFTTFYFHDFWNQPAPDNAKTLIDALKNLSLIGALFIIAGYGRGPRRDDPAYGDV; encoded by the coding sequence ATGCCAGCGTTCATCACCTTCGGGCGCATTCTGTTCGCCGTGCTGTTCCTCTATTCGGGGGCGAGCAAGCTGTTCGGCATCCAGGCGACGGCGGATCTGCTCACGGCCAAGGTGACGATCCCGGCAATCGTCGCGCCCTATACGCAGCAGGTCGAAACCTTCGTCGGCATGCCGTTCATGCAGCTGCTGGCGATCACGATCGGTGGCTTCGAGATCATCGCGGGGCTGATGATCGCGGTGAACGTGCTGGCAAGGTTCTTCGCGATCCTGCTGATCATCTTCGTGTGCTTCACGACCTTCTATTTCCACGATTTCTGGAATCAGCCGGCGCCCGACAACGCCAAGACACTGATCGACGCGCTGAAGAACCTGTCGCTGATCGGCGCGCTGTTCATCATCGCCGGCTACGGCCGCGGCCCGCGCCGCGACGACCCGGCTTATGGGGACGTGTAG